Genomic segment of Scyliorhinus torazame isolate Kashiwa2021f chromosome 7, sScyTor2.1, whole genome shotgun sequence:
gatttaggaccgagtttaggaggaacttcttcacccaaagggttgtgaatctatggaattccttgcccagtgaagcagtagaggctccttcattaaatgtttttaagataaagatagatagttttttgaagaataaagggattaagggttatggtgttcgggccggaaagtggagctgagtccacaaaagatcagccatgatctcattgaatggcggagcaggctcgaggggccagatggcctactcctgctcctagttcttatgttcttattatattGACTTTATTGTGCTAGATAGTGAGTTTATCTCACCCACGTTGTGGGGCCCTTAAGGTGGTTTAGTGGGGGGCGATAATTTCCTACACCGTGCACATGAAAAAGACTGCGAGGGTGGAGCTGCAgaagctggtggactccatccttgaggtggaccatCAGTACTCACTTGTCCCAACCGCGGAGTTTCTGGCAAACAGGAAAACGTTGCAGACACAATTTGCATTACTATCTACGGGTAAGCCTGTGGGCCAGCTGCGACCTTCGAGGGGTATATTTTATGAACACAGGGATAAGGCCAGTCACCTTTTAGTTCATCAGTTGAGGCGGGAGGCAGCGTCCTAGGCGATTGTGCTGATTAGGGACTCCCCAGTTTAAACTTAGCTCCATGTCTTTGCTGGCCCTAATCTGCAGTAATCGCCTCTTTTTGACAATGGGTTTAGACTTGATGTTTAGGTCATAggaggggaagggtttggagaCTTGTCcgtggagggaaggtttgccagttTTAAGGAGCTGGTTCCAAACTGTTTAGATATTTTCAGATTCACAAATTTTCACGTAAGGCTTTTCCTCCTTTTCTCTTAGCATCACCTCCCTATTGAAGAGGATTTTGTTTTTGGCCAGGTCTGGTGAGGGGAACATTTCGTGTATTTATGGCCAGATCTTATCAGTGGAGTCAGCTCTGTTAATCGAGGTACAGGTGAAATGGGAGCATaaattgggtcctattctggatgatgaGGTGTGCAGCAAGGCACTTCGCAGGGTCAACTCCACGCCCTTCTGCACTCAGCTTactctgatccaattcaaggtggtgcacagggctcatttacaaaggcaaggatgagcagttttttctctggggtggaggacaggtgtgagcgttgTTCTCGGGAGCCAACTAACCACACtcttatgttctggtcttgtcccaagttagtgagcttctgggtctccttctttgacaccatgggcgaaattctccgaaaacggcgcgatgtccgtcgactggcgcccaaaacggcgcaaatcagacgggcatcgcgccgccccaaaggtgcggaatgctccgcatctttgggggccgagccccaacctttaaggggctaggtcggcgccggatgaatttccgccccgccagctggcggaaaaggcctttggtgccccgccagctggcgcggaaatgacatctccgggcggcgcatgcgcgggagcgtcagcggccgctgacggcattcccgcgcatgcgcagtggagggagtctcttctgcctccgccatggtggagaccaggccggaggcggaagggaaagagtgcccccacgacacaggcccgcccgcggatcggtgggccccaatcgcgggccaggccaccgtgggggcaccccccggggccagatcgccccacgcccccccccaggaccccggagcccacccgcgccgccttgtcccgccggtaaggtaggtggtttaatttacgccggcgggacaggcattttagtggcgggacttcgtcccttccgggccggagaatcgcgcgggggggggggggcccgccaaccggcgcggcgcgattcccgccccaggcgaatctccggtgccggggacttcggcaaccggcgggagcgggattcacgccagcccccggcgattctccgtcccggcgggggggggtcggagaatctcgccccatgtcagaGATACTTCATGTTTGTCTGGAGCCAtgtccgttggtggccattttcgaGAAATCAGAGTCGTCGGTACTGCAGacgggtgaaggcggatgtcctcacCTTCGCCTCGTTAACAGCCCGGAGACGGGCTCTGCTTGGCTGGAGCTCTcctactccacccagtgcctcggcctggttggctAACCTCATATCGTTCTTTAATGTTGGGGGCTTAAGTTAATTTGGGTTCATGATTGTTCATTGTGTTCTTTGTGCATTGTAACTTGAATTAACtgttttatattattttgtttataaCATGTCGCCAGCGCTGTCGGAAGCAACATGTCGCCAGCGCTGTCGAGCGCGACATGTCGCCAGCGCTGTCGGGAGCGACATGTCGCCAGCGCTGTCGGGAGCGACATGTCGCCAGCGCTGTCGGGAGCGACATGTCGCCAGCGCTGTCGGGAGCGACATGTCGCCAGCGCTGTCGGGAGCGACATGTCGCCAGCGCTGTCGGGAGCGACATGTCGCCAGCGCTGTCGGGAGCGACATGTCGCCAGCGCTGTCGGGAGCGACATGTCGCCAGCGCTGTCGGGAGCGACATGTCGCCAGCGCTGTCGGGAGCGACATGTCGCCAGCGCTGTCGGGAGCGACATGTCGCCAGCGCTGTCGGGAGCGACATGTCGCCAGCGCTGTCGGGAGCGACATGTCGCCAGCGCTGTCGGGAGCGACATGTCGCCAGCGCTGTCGGGAGCGACATGTCGCCAGCGCTGTCGGGAGCGACATGTCGCCAGCGCTGTCGGGAGCGACATGTCGCCAGCGCTGTCGGGAGCGACATGTCGCCAGCGCTGTCGGGAGCGACATGTCGCCAGCGCTGTCGGGAGCGACATGTCGCCAGCGCTGTCGGGAGCGACATGTCGCCAGCGCTGTCGGGAGCGACATGTCGCCAGCGCTGTCGGGAGCGACATGTCGCCAGCGCTGTCGGGAGCGACATGTCGCCAGCGCTGTCGGGAGCGACATGTCGCCAGCGCTGTCGGGAGCGACATGTCGCCAGCGCTGTCGGGAGCGACATGTCGCCAGCGCTGTCGGGAGCGACATGTCGCCAGCGCTGTCGGGAGCGACATGTCGCCAGCGCTGTCGGGAGCGACATGTCGCCAGCGCTGTCGGGAGCGACATGTCGCCAGCGCTGTCGGGAGCGACATGTCGCCAGCGCTGTCGGGAGCGACATGTCGCCAGCGCTGTCGGGAGCGACATGTCGCCAGCGCTGTCGGGAGCGACATGTCGCCAGCGCTGTCGGGAGCGACATGTCGCCAGCGCTGTCGGGAGCGACATGTCGCCAGCGCTGTCGGGAGCGACATGTCGCCAGCGCTGTCGGGAGCGACATGTCGCCAGCGCTGTCGGGAGCGACATGTCGCCAGCGCTGTCGGGAGCGACATGTCGCCAGCGCTGTCGGGAGCGACATGTCGCCAGCGCTGTCGGGAGCGACATGTCGCCAGCGCTGTCGGGAGCGACATGTCGCCAGCGCTGTCGGGAGCGACATGTCGCCAGCGCTGTCGGGAGCGACATGTCGCCAGCGCTGTCGGGAGCGACATGTCGCCAGCGCTGTCGGGAGCGACATGTCGCCAGCGCTGTCGGGAGCGACATGTCGCCAGCGCTGTCGGGAGCGACATGTCGCCAGCGCTGTCGGGAGCGACATGTCGCCAGCGCTGTCGGGAGCGACATGTCGCCAGCGCTGTCGGGAGCGACATGTCGCCAGCGCTGTCGGGAGCGACATGTCGCCAGCGCTGTCGGGAGCGACATGTCGCCAGCGCTGTCGGGAGCGACATGTCGCCAGCGCTGTCGGGAGCGACATGTCGCCAGCGCTGTCGGGAGCGACATGTCGCCAGCGCTGTCGGGAGCGACATGTCGCCAGCGCTGTCGGGAGCGACATGTCGCCAGCGCTGTCGGGAGCGACATGTCGCCAGCGCTGTCGGGAGCGACATGTCGCCAGCGCTGTCGGGAGCGACATGTCGCCAGCGCTGTCGGGAGCGACATGTCGCCAGCGCCGTCGGGAGCGACATGTCGCCAGCGCCGTCGGGAGCGACATGTCGCCAGCGCCGTCGGGAGCGACATGTCGCCAGCGCCGTCGGGAGCGACATGTCGCCAGCGCCGTCGGGAGCGACATGTCGCCAGCGCCGTCGGGAGCGACATGTCGCCAGCGCCGTCGGGAGCGACATGTCGCCAGCGCCGTCGGGAGCGACATGTCGCCAGCGCCGTCGGGAGCGACATGTCGCCAGCGCCGTCGGGAGCGACATGTCGCCAGCGCCGTCGGGAGCGACATGGCGCCAGCGCCGTCGGGAGCGACATGGCGCCAGCGCCGTCGGGAGCGACATGGCGCCAGCGCCGTCGGGAGCGACATGGCGCCAGCGCCGGCGGGAGCGACATGGCGCCAGCGCCGGCGGGAGCGACATGGCGCCAGCGCCGGCGGGAGCGACATGGCGCCAGCGCCGGCGGGAGCGACAAGTCTCAAACGTCGTCGCGAGCGACAAGTCTCAAACACAGTCGAAAGTGGCCTGCCGCAGTGCGCTGTCAGGAGAACCCTGACCAGCAGCACTGTCTGGACCAACATGTCATGGAGCACTGTCGGGAGCCGGCTTTCGGGAGCGGCCTATCATGGAACGCCCTTGGGAGCAGCCCGTCGTGGAAGCCCGTCACTGAGCAAGCATCGTCGGGTGCAGCCTGTCACGGAGCAAGCACCGTCGGGAGCAGCCTGTCACGGAGCAGGCACCGTCGGGGGCAGACTGTCACTGAGCAAGCACCGTCAGGAGCGAGCAAGCACCGTCGGGAGCAGCCTGTCATGGAGCAAGCATCGTCAGGAGCGAGCAAGCACCGTCGGGAGCAGCCGGTCACGGAGCAAGCGCCGTCGGGAGCAGCCTGTCACCGAGCAAGCATCGTCAGGAGCGAGCAAGCACTGTTGGGTGCAGCCTGTCACGGAGCAAGCACTGTCGGGGGCAGGCTGTCACTGAGCAAGCAACATCAGGAGCGAGCAAGCACCGGGTGCTGCTTGTCACGGAGCAAGCACTGTCAGGGGCAGCCTGTCACGGAGCAAGCGCCGTCGGGAGCAGCCTGTCACGGAGCAAGCGCCATCGGGAGCAGCCTGTCACGGAGCAAGCGTCGCCGGGAGCAGCCTGTCTCGGAGCAAGCGTCGTCGGGAGCAGCCTGTCACTGAGCAAGCATCGTCGGGAGCAGCCGGTCACGGAGCAAGCGTCGTCGGGAGCGGCCTGTCACGGAGCAAGCATCGTCGGGAGCAGCCTGTCACTGAGCAAGCATCGTTGGGAGCAGCCAGTCACGGAGCAAGCGTCGTCGGGAGCAGCCTCTCACAGAGCAAGTGCCGTCGGGAGCAGCCGGTCACGGAGCAAGCGTCGTCGGGAGTAGCTTGTCACAGAGCAAGCTTCGTCGGGAGCAGCCTGTCACCGAGCAAGCATCGTCAGGAGCGAGCAAGCGTCGTCGGGAGCGGCCTGTCACCGAGCAAGCGTCGTCAGGAGCGGCCTGTCACTGAGCAAGCATCGTTTGGAGCGAGCAAGCGTCGTCGGGAGCGGTCTGCGAGCAAGCGTCGTCGGGAGCGGCCTGACACTGAGCAAGCaccgcagtggggagagtggaaagaGCCTGTCGCAGAGCACCATGGAGAGCAGCTGTGGCGGAGCCCCGTGGAGAGCAGCCAGTCCGCGGTATTGAGCTGGTGGATGGTGTAGCATTCATTTTCCTTAAGTAGCAATTAGTATTTTAATGACTTAACAAATGTCCTGTATCTCTTTTAATTTTACTGGATCATGTTTTAATCAATCAATGTCAAGCTGACATTTAGAAATTCTGTTTCTTGCTACTGCTGATCCTGTTATGGTCACTCTGCTTTGCTCCAGTCCCCAATGAGGAGACATTGAGCTTTGTAGAGAATGTTTGTAAAGTATTTTACACCCATGTTACTTTCATCATTTTTAAATTCTGTTGATGATACAAAGGGAGACTGAGGTATATACTGTGAGTTCGACATCAATTACCCAACATGCTTAATAGCGAAGATCACAGCTGAGGCGGTGTGGACAAGCTTATCACAAAGTACTCCGTGACAAttaaatgaaatggctgagcaatgtaGCGAGAGCAATTACTTCACCATTGGGTGGAGTTCTTCATATATGTAATTTGATCTGGGTAAAACAGCTatagaggagacggtactgtggaACTTTGTACAGAAGTGATTAAAGCATAAAACCTAATTCATCACCTGCTAGATGGTCACTGCTCCAACCTACACTCAAAGTGCTTGTTATAGAAGGGGACATGCACAAGCCAATTACATCAGTGTTTACGAATTTAGTACTACATTGATTTGGTTTTGTAATTTTATTTTATGCATTGCAATGCCTTATTGTGTATTGATGATCATTTGAGTGATCAAATTATTTCAGTTCAAGTGATCTACTAATTGTTTTCTGTTTGTCAGGGCTCGTGCTCAAGTCAGTCTCTCCACAGAGCAATCCAATTTGTGAGTGGCATATGTTTCGGTGATGCCGCATGTGAGCATGTCTATGTGTCCCGTCTGGATTCTGACTGTACAATGTTTGTGACTGTCCAAATATAAATGTGTATGATGTGCACATTGGTACTGTATATTGAGGGCATGATAATACTGAATTGCACACATCAGCTACAGTTCTGAGTGCCTACTGTATTCTCATGAAAGTTGCACGTGTCACTAGCATGAAGATATATTGCACAGTTCATATGTACTGGCAGCGCTGAGAATGTGCGATGTATATATTGCATGTCTTGTGCTACTGAGGTCAACAGTTACAGCAATGTGTTTGCACAGTATATGTTGTGCAGTTTATGTATGGACTGATAGCATTTCAATGATCCGTATTTTTATAGTGAGGCTGTGTGTGGAAATACATGAATACAACTAATGGTACTGATAGCCCTGAGGCCAACACATGAGTTTGATTTATACCATGCTTTCAGTAAGCGTTTGAGACTCTTTGTTGCTTAATAATTCTGAGAGTTGCCAAGCAGGAATTTGGCAATGGCATGAAAGCCAAGTACAGATTGTTGATTTTGAGGAGCCACTGAACACTGGCTGTCTGACTCCATAAGGTAATGGGATAGGTTTTATTTAAGTTAATGATTTACAGTTGGAACAATTTAATATTGTTGAATTCTTGTTGGTTgatgttggagtgtgtgtgtgtgtgtgtgtgtgtgtgtgtgtgtgacttagaATTTGTTGCAATAGTACTGTTTCAGAATTTGTACATTTCTTAATATGTAGGCATGCCAACAATTTTGAAAGAGCTTAGCTCTACTGAAGCATAAGATGCGGAAATAAATGTTTAACTCTAATGTCTTGAATAAAGGCTGCAATGTTTAATAATTAGTTTGGCATAATCAATAGTGCATAAGCATCAATGGCATTTGTTTGACCCATTGCAAACATTTTCAGTATTTTATTCAGGCCTGATGTTTCTAACCATTGAGTCTCTTTGGGAATTGAAATATCTGTGCTGTTGTCTTTTTCAGGTCAGGCCTGCTGCTTAGAATGTTGCCAAGAAGATGCTCCATCTTTAAACTGTTCTGTTCATTAATAGTCCTTGGAATCTTCTCTGTTGTGTGGCTGCACTACAACTGCACAATAAACAGCAGCCAGAGTAGCAGTGATGACGCCTTGGTGCACAAGTCCTGTCAGGATGATAGTGACAATCCTGCCTGGGGCCCTCACAAAATAGCCATTGTTGTCCCTTTCAGGGAGCGTTTTGAAGAACTGATGACCTTTGTGCCGCACATGCATGCATTTCTAAACCAGAAGAAAATCAGACACAAAATCCTTGTAATCAACCAAGTTGATCACTTCAGGTACTGTGCTTTAATAGTTGTAATTAATGGAATTACATTTTGTCACAGTAAGAGTCAAAAACATTTGCCAGTAACCATAATTTAAGGGAATTGTAAGTTGAGTTTTTGGAACCATGCCTTTCCATTTTCAGTAGCAAAGGATTTCAGATATATCCAAAGTGAATTAATGTTTCCTCAATACTCTGCTTCAGACCATATTCATGCAGTAATTGCCTGATGCCAGTATTGTGTTGGTGGCTCCTTTACTGATATCTCAAATGTAGTAGGCGTGGTGCCTTCTTTCCCCTCCCAAAAGATAAATGTGGTCAGTGTGACAACTCTGCTAAAGGCAAGGAGATGGAAATTCCAGCCAAGACAATGGCCTGAATTttctggctgttcacgctggcgggatcttccagtcctgccgacggcGCACCCTGCCGCTGGTTTCCCAGGGGCgatgggtgcattcaacaggaaaccccattgacaacagcgggaccagagGCGGATTGCCTCCACTGTGGCCATTTGCacagaaaattccacccagtgtAGTTACTGGCCACAGTCTAAACGGACACAGCATGTTAATTGTATAAGTTGAGAATGTACAGGTGACGGACGACTCATTAGATAATTACTTGAACTCCTGTAAAGAGACACTAAATAGCACTGGTGGGGTTGTAGAGTCAGGAGCTTATACATTCGTATTGCTTCACTTTGTGAATAAATATAAAACTGAGTAACAATTGACTTCTGGTCTCTTTCACCAGTTGACTGTCAGGAGTTTAACACAGTGGGACATATATGTGTCTTGCACAATAGTGTAAGACAGGCAGCAAAATGCAACAATTGGAGAAGAAGATAGGAGCAATGCAACACCGGCTGCCATTTATCTAGAACCTGTTCTGCACAAAGTGATTTTATACTCCAGTAATTTTGGGGACATGTTGGGCATGTTAAGTGTGTGTCCCATGATGAGTGTATGCGCATCTACCCAATATGTGCTTTCATTTGTTGAGTAATCTTTTGCCCTTCTATTTGGTCTGTTTACAAGTATGGAGgagttgtgtgtttttattttcccTAATAAGCTTTATCTGCAAATGATTTCCAATGTATGTTGTGCATATCTGGAACATTTATTTTCCCTCCAGAAGTAAAGCTTCAACGTCATTTGGACCCGTAGACTGCATCTGCAGTAGCTGGGTATACGATTTCTGGAGAAGGCAATTTCAAACAAGCTAGAGAGAGTAGAGGAGCAGGCAAAGAGTAGCACCAGGCATTCTGTAAAACAAGCACAAACTCAGTTTTCTTCTTCATTTTTTGTTAGCAAACCTTTTCACAAAGAATGATTCAAAGAAAAGCTCTGCAGCCAATCACATAAAGTCAAGAAAGTTGGTGGATAGTCTGGCAAACGTCAGAGCAGGGGATCCATGTACTTCCTATTCTCCTGTACTTTGGGAAATCCGAATCCAAGTGCAAGAGTCGAGGTCAAAGAGTTTGCAAgtgtcttcagccagaaatgctgagtggacAATCTTACTTGTCTCATAGGGTGCTGATTGGCTGTCTAATATCGCCTATCAGTTTTCTCTCAATCATCAGCTAAGTGGTGGGAGAAATCGTCAATTGAATTCTGCCCGGTGATGTTCAATTCAACTCCTGCCAGGATCGCACAAGTCCAAATCTATCAAAAGTTTTCTTCTAGAAACAGACCCCAGCATTAAGTGCAAGAGGAGAATTGAGAGGCCCACCCCGATCCATTGCCGAAACCTTTTGCCCCTGAAAGCTGCTGACTTTGGCCCTGTccctttggtgggaggatgggatcattgttattgatatggggattgacattacattcgttactgattattgtttattgttgggtgtaaatttgggagaaaatgaaaaaggagaataaaaatatttttaataaaagAAAGAATTCAAAAAGTCACAAGGATCCTTTTTTTCTTCTTGGAAGTAATGTCAGTGTTCACCTTACACTGTGCCTTCAGGTTTAATCGAGCCTCTTTGATAAACGTGGGTTTCCTGGAGAGTGGCAATGATACAGATTATCTTGCTATGCACGATGTGGACTTATTGCCCCAGAATGAACAACTCGATTATGGATATCCCGAGAAAGGACCATTCCACGTGGCTTCTCCGGAACTTCATCCGCTCTACCATTACAGTAGCTATGTGGGAGGGATCCTCCTCCTTACCAAACAGCACTTTGAACTGGTGGGTAATAATACAGCTGAGTCCAGAATTGTAAGGTACCAATGGTTGAAGGAATCCCGCAGGGACTGGAGATAGATTGTTAAATTAGTAGTTATTACTGTGAACAAAATTTATGACCACTTGGAACTGTGATGGAGCTAGAAATGAAAGGGTTGAATTTGATTGAAAATTGCTTACTGGATAGACTTACCTCCAGGGTACATTTTAGATAGACGAATATCAATGAGGAAAGAAAGAAAatttcatgatctcaggatgtcccaacTTGTTTTATGACCAGTGAAATATTGATTTTGATTTCCCGATTCCTCTTCAAATAGTGCTGGCTTAAGGCGGCAGACAGaggagtttaacatctcatccaaaagacataagctccaacagtgcagcactacttcagtactgCATCAAAGTGTCAGCATAGATGATGTACTCGAgcctctggagtggaacttgaaccctcaACATCAGAGGCAACTGAGTGCTACCACTTAGCCAAGGTTGACATCACTTGGTAATTTTTACTAATTATAGCACTTGCCAATAATGAAACTTAATAGAATTGAACATGTCACCTATCACATTGGACACAGTACGATGTGCCTGGGGCACAGACCATGTAACCCAATAGATTTTCAGTAGCAATTTATCATAATTTATCTCTGTCAACAGGTACCAAATTGTAGACATCACGAATAGTCCTTTTGATGTGTTATTTTGAAGAGGTGATTGTCCGATGGGAAAGGAGTGCTTTTTTTCATAAGCCTACATGTAGTGAAACATGCTTCTTTTATTGTGTTCTAATTTTATTGACATGAGCTCCCTGTCCAAACTAGTCAGAACATTGACTTTTTAATaattaataaatccaatagggaattcaggagaaacctcttcccTCAGAGTGAGTGGTGAGAATGTAAAACTTACTACTACATGAAATGGTTCAGGTGACTAACATAGATACACAAATGAGGTAGAAAGGAATTGAAGCAAATCTTAATAGGGTGAGTTAAAGTGAGGTTGGGAAGAAGCATAGacctgtgggctgaatggcctttttctgtctTGTAGAATCTATgtaattcctttttttttttttttgcagtgtaATGGAATGTCAAACCGGTTTTGGGGATGGGGACGTGAGGATGATGAATTTTATCGTAGAATAACAGCAGCTGGACTGCAGGTAATCATTTCACGCTCACATGCAGCAGAATTTAAGAGAGAGCCTTCAACTTCTCAATATGCGTGTGAGCAGGTTTAACCTCTGCCCTGTTGTGAATTTGCTGCTCCGTCTGTTATCAATAATTTCTCATTTAAGGCTCTTGCATGCTTCTTCAACCTGGGTTCTCCAGTGAATTTGGGTGAAGCAAGAATGGTGCTGCAAAATGTGGGTGGGAAAGTTTGCATAAAGAAGTACCACTTAGTGTTGTGTGATGTGGCATGGCAGAAGTCAATAGAAGTATCAGATTGTATTGGTAGTTTGTGTTCATTAAATTCAGGGGTTTTTTTTCCTTCTCATGGCACCAACCCTCACTAGGATAAGAATATAAGAAATACGAGCTGAAGTGGGCCATTGAGCTTTCTCCAGTATTCAATAACAATGTAGCTCCTGTCATCGCAGAGGAACAGTTGTACATACCCACCCGGCATGACAAAttcattagagttctttgaggatgcaacaagctgggtagataaaggggaaccagtagatgtacttggatttccaaaaggcattttataGGTGCCCCATAAAAGATGACTGCACAAGATAAACTCTCATGGTGTTGGGGtgatatattaacatggatagaagattagctAACTAATGGGAAACAGAGAGTTGTTATAATGGGCCATTTTAATCTCAGCAAAAtgtgactagtggagtgccacagggatcagtgctggggcttcatCCATTtaaaatctatatcaatgacttggtgaTGGGACTGACTTTATTGtatccaaatttgctgacgatacaaagatagggaggaaaggagGTTATGCAGAGGATGCAGGAAGCCTGCAAAGGGaaatagataggttgagtgagtgagcaaaaaattggcagatggagtggaATGTGGTAAAACGTGACATtgtttcactttggcaggaagaatagaatagCATAATATTATTTCAACAAACGACTTGCTGAGCCCTGCGATACAGAGGGTTCCGGGTGTCCGTGTacttaaagttaacatgcaggtacaacaaACAATTAGGAAAGCAGATGGAATGTGGGCTTTTTTTGCAAGGAG
This window contains:
- the b4galt7 gene encoding beta-1,4-galactosyltransferase 7 isoform X3 translates to MLPRRCSIFKLFCSLIVLGIFSVVWLHYNCTINSSQSSSDDALVHKSCQDDSDNPAWGPHKIAIVVPFRERFEELMTFVPHMHAFLNQKKIRHKILVINQVDHFRFNRASLINVGFLESGNDTDYLAMHDVDLLPQNEQLDYGYPEKGPFHVASPELHPLYHYSSYVGGILLLTKQHFELCNGMSNRFWGWGREDDEFYRRITAAGLQLYRPTGIETGYKTFRHIHDPAWRKRDQKRVSRQKQEQFKIDKEGGLKNLKYRVGSKSELTIDGVHCIIINILLECDLNETPWCVIN
- the b4galt7 gene encoding beta-1,4-galactosyltransferase 7 isoform X1; translated protein: MMYSSRRKPVLYFTKEDSRARAQVSLSTEQSNLSGLLLRMLPRRCSIFKLFCSLIVLGIFSVVWLHYNCTINSSQSSSDDALVHKSCQDDSDNPAWGPHKIAIVVPFRERFEELMTFVPHMHAFLNQKKIRHKILVINQVDHFRFNRASLINVGFLESGNDTDYLAMHDVDLLPQNEQLDYGYPEKGPFHVASPELHPLYHYSSYVGGILLLTKQHFELCNGMSNRFWGWGREDDEFYRRITAAGLQLYRPTGIETGYKTFRHIHDPAWRKRDQKRVSRQKQEQFKIDKEGGLKNLKYRVGSKSELTIDGVHCIIINILLECDLNETPWCVIN
- the b4galt7 gene encoding beta-1,4-galactosyltransferase 7 isoform X2, translated to MMYSSRRKPVLYFTKEDSRSGLLLRMLPRRCSIFKLFCSLIVLGIFSVVWLHYNCTINSSQSSSDDALVHKSCQDDSDNPAWGPHKIAIVVPFRERFEELMTFVPHMHAFLNQKKIRHKILVINQVDHFRFNRASLINVGFLESGNDTDYLAMHDVDLLPQNEQLDYGYPEKGPFHVASPELHPLYHYSSYVGGILLLTKQHFELCNGMSNRFWGWGREDDEFYRRITAAGLQLYRPTGIETGYKTFRHIHDPAWRKRDQKRVSRQKQEQFKIDKEGGLKNLKYRVGSKSELTIDGVHCIIINILLECDLNETPWCVIN